The Anaerosoma tenue genome has a window encoding:
- a CDS encoding DUF3048 domain-containing protein — MTTRSIAAALILMMLVAGIAGCSKDDPEVVANWPAASVERSTPRPVEAPKWPLTGLDAPSEEAIAARVVSVKVENSRESRPQSNLQLADVVYESVTEGGITRFNAIFHSSAPSVVGPVRSARLSDVDIVPQYHALFCFSGASSSVNAQIRSAGIENLSEDAGVTKPFTRSSRRASPHNLYADLTEVRAEAERRGMLVTQSLAGFEFDKASSPATPTITAVDIPFSSYNKVTWTYDAESDMYLRSSGSSAFTDAETGEQISARNVVVLWAQHSVASRDTVGSVTYDIALVGSGRATVFRGGQAFNGTWEASADAPPSFVAEDGSTVKLAPGNTWMQVVNTSVNITMR, encoded by the coding sequence ATGACCACACGCTCGATCGCCGCGGCACTCATACTGATGATGCTCGTCGCCGGCATCGCCGGTTGTTCCAAGGATGATCCGGAGGTCGTCGCCAACTGGCCGGCCGCCTCGGTGGAACGCTCGACCCCCAGACCGGTGGAAGCGCCGAAATGGCCGCTGACCGGCCTGGATGCGCCGTCAGAAGAAGCCATCGCCGCACGGGTCGTGTCGGTGAAGGTGGAGAACTCCCGCGAGTCCAGGCCGCAGAGCAACCTGCAGCTCGCTGACGTCGTGTACGAGAGCGTCACCGAGGGCGGGATCACCCGGTTCAACGCGATCTTCCATTCGAGCGCCCCGTCGGTGGTGGGTCCCGTGCGCTCCGCCCGCCTATCCGATGTCGACATCGTCCCCCAGTACCATGCGTTGTTCTGCTTCTCCGGGGCGAGCTCATCGGTGAACGCGCAGATCCGGAGCGCCGGGATCGAGAACCTCAGCGAGGACGCGGGCGTGACGAAGCCGTTCACACGTTCCAGCAGGCGTGCCAGCCCGCACAACCTGTACGCGGATCTCACCGAGGTGCGCGCTGAGGCGGAGCGCCGGGGCATGCTTGTCACGCAATCGCTTGCGGGCTTCGAGTTCGACAAGGCTTCTTCGCCCGCCACGCCCACGATAACCGCCGTCGACATCCCGTTCTCCTCCTACAACAAGGTGACCTGGACGTATGACGCTGAGAGCGACATGTACCTGCGCTCCTCGGGCAGCAGCGCGTTCACCGACGCTGAGACAGGCGAGCAGATCTCCGCCCGCAACGTCGTCGTGCTCTGGGCGCAGCACTCGGTCGCGAGCAGGGACACGGTCGGGAGCGTCACGTACGATATCGCGCTTGTGGGCAGCGGCAGGGCGACGGTGTTCCGGGGTGGCCAGGCGTTCAACGGCACCTGGGAGGCCTCGGCCGATGCGCCTCCGTCGTTCGTCGCCGAGGACGGGAGTACGGTGAAGCTTGCCCCGGGCAATACCTGGATGCAGGTCGTCAACACTTCGGTGAACATCACCATGCGCTAA
- the htpX gene encoding zinc metalloprotease HtpX: protein MYDQISSNKLRSAALIVVFVLLVALIGFVFGQATDWGYLGLVLALVVAFVMSWGSYWYSDKIVLSMSRARPVDRDTEPYLVNTVEGLAIAAGLPVPRAYVIDDPSPNAFATGRNPENAAIAVTSGLVAMMNRQELEGVLAHELAHIKNYDTLLQTLAAVLAGSVTLISEWMLRSFWWGGGRRRDSSSGQLGAILMIVALVLAILSPIAAMLIQMAISRRREYLADASAAMLTRYPPGLANALRKIGGDRNKLRSANKATESLYIVNPLKGDRSGGMSALFNTHPPLEDRVARLEAM, encoded by the coding sequence GTGTACGACCAGATCTCCTCCAACAAGCTGCGGAGCGCGGCGCTCATCGTCGTGTTCGTGCTCCTGGTCGCCCTGATCGGGTTCGTCTTCGGTCAGGCTACCGACTGGGGGTACCTCGGCCTCGTGTTGGCGCTGGTGGTCGCGTTCGTGATGTCGTGGGGGTCGTACTGGTACTCGGACAAGATCGTACTGTCGATGAGCCGGGCTCGTCCGGTCGACCGCGACACCGAACCGTATCTCGTCAACACCGTAGAGGGGCTTGCGATAGCGGCCGGGCTTCCCGTGCCGCGGGCGTACGTGATCGACGATCCTTCGCCCAACGCGTTCGCTACCGGACGCAACCCTGAGAACGCGGCCATCGCCGTGACGAGCGGCCTCGTGGCTATGATGAACCGCCAGGAACTCGAGGGTGTGCTGGCGCACGAACTCGCGCATATCAAAAACTACGACACGCTTCTCCAGACCCTCGCGGCCGTGCTCGCAGGTTCGGTGACGCTCATCTCCGAGTGGATGCTGCGGAGCTTCTGGTGGGGTGGCGGACGGCGCCGGGATTCGAGTTCCGGACAGCTGGGAGCGATCCTGATGATCGTGGCGCTCGTGCTGGCCATCCTCTCGCCGATCGCCGCGATGCTGATCCAGATGGCGATATCGCGCAGGCGGGAGTATCTGGCCGACGCGAGCGCGGCTATGCTCACCCGCTACCCGCCCGGCCTGGCGAACGCACTGCGTAAGATCGGCGGAGACCGGAACAAGCTGCGGAGCGCCAACAAGGCGACCGAGTCTCTCTACATCGTCAACCCCCTCAAGGGGGACCGCTCGGGCGGGATGAGCGCTTTGTTCAACACTCATCCACCGCTCGAGGACCGTGTCGCCCGGCTCGAGGCGATGTGA
- the lgt gene encoding prolipoprotein diacylglyceryl transferase, with the protein MLASIAYPHIDPVAFAIGPFAVRWYGLAYVAGFVLAALVLRELDRRWKVGLSTDDMLDIVLVAVVGLIAGARLGYVLFYGVGSYWSDPLSIFAFWDGGMSFHGGLVGILLAGAFIARRKDIPPLRLFDMGAVGAPIGLFFGRIGNFINGELWGRPTDVAWGMVFPRAPGDLPRHPSQLYEALLEGLVLFVVLWVLSRRKREDGFILGMMIGLYGVFRIFIEFFREPDVQLGFIAGGFTMGQVLSLPMVAAGAWLVIRALRHGRDAQDARDSGADGAGSGADVTE; encoded by the coding sequence GTGCTCGCCTCGATCGCATATCCGCATATCGACCCGGTCGCGTTCGCTATCGGACCGTTCGCCGTGCGCTGGTACGGCCTCGCCTACGTGGCGGGCTTCGTGCTCGCGGCGTTGGTGCTGCGCGAGCTCGACAGGCGCTGGAAGGTCGGTCTGTCCACCGACGACATGCTCGATATCGTGCTTGTGGCGGTGGTGGGTCTGATCGCCGGGGCGAGGTTGGGTTACGTGCTCTTCTATGGCGTGGGCTCCTACTGGTCCGACCCGCTGTCCATATTCGCGTTCTGGGACGGGGGGATGTCGTTCCACGGAGGGCTGGTCGGCATCCTTCTTGCGGGCGCGTTCATCGCGAGGCGCAAGGACATCCCGCCTCTCAGGCTGTTCGACATGGGTGCGGTGGGAGCTCCGATCGGTCTGTTCTTCGGCCGTATCGGCAACTTCATCAATGGCGAGCTGTGGGGGCGACCTACCGACGTCGCATGGGGGATGGTGTTCCCCCGGGCCCCGGGCGACCTGCCGAGGCACCCCTCGCAACTCTATGAGGCGCTGCTCGAGGGCCTCGTGTTGTTCGTGGTGCTCTGGGTCCTATCGCGCAGGAAGCGTGAGGACGGTTTCATCCTCGGCATGATGATCGGGCTCTATGGGGTCTTCCGGATCTTCATCGAGTTCTTCCGGGAGCCCGATGTGCAGCTGGGCTTCATCGCGGGCGGATTCACCATGGGGCAGGTGCTGAGCCTGCCGATGGTCGCCGCGGGTGCGTGGCTCGTGATCAGGGCCCTCAGGCACGGCCGTGATGCACAGGACGCGAGAGACTCCGGAGCCGACGGTGCCGGGTCCGGAGCGGATGTCACGGAGTGA